A stretch of the Malus sylvestris chromosome 10, drMalSylv7.2, whole genome shotgun sequence genome encodes the following:
- the LOC126586025 gene encoding disease resistance protein RPV1-like isoform X5 produces MALTWSTQRASSSFLSNDLAPGWKYDVFLSFTGVDTRRGFVSHLYHELCKYQGITTFYDDRELERGTSISPELLSAIEASHTAIVVLSPKYAHSKWCLDELTNIVQCMEARKSILPVFYETNPSDVGNQRASFAEAFTEHEEKFISTEDKKKVTQWRSDLKKVSKISGWHSKNFKSERQLIDDIVKCVWRKVQAATCKLLDSSQKLVGTDSALEQLSLLLAHDANDVRFIGITGMGGVGKTTLAKLVYDKIFHHFEVHCFLENVREVSGRERTLVRLQKKLLSPILKENIENVSDQQSGIIYTRKCLCNKKVLLVLDDVDQINQLQALAGKEDWFGMGSRIIITTRNERLLVEHDITLCHNVKVLKYAEALKLFSLHAFRKDQPEKDFLELSKYFINHAGGLPLALQILGSALFKRGLGAWSSERHNLSKIPKPEIFDQLKISYDGLEEMQKSIFLDVACFHKGKYTGQVIEILDNSFGISSRIVIDVLIEKSLLCQGHNNCIWMHDLIQEMAWKIVGDESKEPGLRSRLWLYEDIIRIFTTNTGTGAIEAISLCLPKVEEVRQWNWEAFYKLHGLRFLEFNNLIFSSCPEFLPCLLRTINWSFYPSEFLPTNFQLRFLTQLDMHGSKLVRLWEGKMDLPNLKYIDLSNSKKLMSTPDFSSLPNLETLKLEYCDNLVEIHPSIAALKRLKSLCLDRCKSIKSLPSEFEMDSLEVLSLNDCYNLKKIPEFGEQMKNLRWLKLIGAGIEEMPSSIGHLVGLQKFRLDNCKNLKKIQEFGEQMKNLESIRFSGSAIEEIPSSIGHLVGLQKFYLDNCKNLKKIPEFGEQMKNLESIDLSGSAIEEIPSSIGHLVGLQKFYLDNCKNLKKIPEFGEQMKNLESIRFSGSAIEEIPSSIGHMVGLKELHLSNCKNMKKIPEFGEQMKNLESIDLSGSAIEEIPSSIGHLVGLKGFHLRNCKNLKKIPEFGEQMKNLELIDLSGSAIEEIPSSIGHLVGLKGLRLQNCKNLKKIPEFGEQMKNLESIYLSGSAIEEIPSSIGHLVGLKILHLSNCKNLFSNPPRWGLVFSSLIRLCSLRWLYLRDCELYELGIPDDIGCLSFLEVLYLSGNNFVSLPESIRCLSKLRHLDLDRCKSLQELPPLPSERSLWVNVRNCTSLKRLLDPSEMMRSYTCADGKKSFCYDFDCLNNIALAQDEGWINTIRSTILKYGTEVLSLSLSLSLCQ; encoded by the exons ATGGCATTGACTTGGAGCACCCAAAGAGCCTCTTCATCTTTTCTTTCGAATGATTTAGCTCCTGGATGGAAGTATGATGTGTTTTTGAGTTTCACGGGTGTAGACACCCGCAGGGGTTTTGTATCTCATTTATACCATGAATTGTGCAAGTACCAAGGAATTACGACTTTCTATGACGATCGAGAGCTTGAAAGAGGAACAAGTATTTCTCCAGAGCTCCTGAGTGCAATCGAAGCATCGCATACAGCAATCGTCGTTCTCTCTCCAAAATATGCTCATTCCAAATGGTGCTTGGACGAACTCACAAACATTGTTCAATGCATGGAAGCGAGGAAATCTATTCTGCCGGTCTTTTATGAGACAAATCCATCTGACGTAGGCAATCAGAGGGCGTCTTTTGCCGAAGCCTTCACTGAGCATGAAGAAAAGTTCATTAGTACCGAAGACAAAAAGAAGGTGACCCAGTGGAGATCTGATTTGAAAAAAGTATCGAAAATTTCGGGGTGGCATTCGAAGAATTTTAA GTCTGAAAGACAGCTAATTGATGACATCGTCAAATGTGTGTGGCGGAAAGTGCAAGCTGCTACATGCAAGCTATTAGATTCCTCACAGAAGTTAGTCGGAACTGATTCTGCTCTCGAGCAACTAAGTTTGCTGTTAGCTCATGATGCAAATGATGTTCGATTTATTGGGATAACTGGGATGGGTGGCGTAGGCAAGACTACTCTTGCTAAGCTAGTTTATGATAAAATCTTCCATCATTTTGAAGTTCACTGCTTTCTTGAAAACGTTAGAGAGGTTTCTGGAAGAGAGCGTACTCTTGTTCGTCTTCAAAAAAAACTTCTTTCCCCAATCTtgaaagaaaatattgaaaacgTTAGTGACCAACAATCGGGAATCATTTACACGAGGAAATGCTTATGCAACAAAAAGGTTCTTCTTGTACTTGATGATGTGGATCAAATAAACCAGCTACAAGCACTAGCTGGAAAGGAAGATTGGTTTGGCATGGGAAGTAGAATTATCATTACAACTAGAAATGAACGTCTGCTGGTGGAGCATGACATAACATTATGTCATAATGTCAAGGTGTTAAAGTATGCCGAAGCACTGAAGCTCTTTAGCCTGCATGCCTTCAGAAAAGACCAACCTGAGAAGGATTTTTTGGAACTGTCCAAGTATTTCATTAATCATGCTGGTGGCCTTCCATTAGCTCTTCAAATTTTGGGGTCGGCTTTGTTTAAGAGAGGGCTAGGTGCTTGGAGTAGCGAACGGCATAATTTGTCAAAAATTCCAAAGCCAGAAATTTTCGATCAACTTAAAATAAGTTATGATGGACTAGAAGAGATGCAAAAGAGCATTTTTCTCGATGTTGCATGTTTCCACAAAGGGAAGTACACAGGGCAAGTAATTGAAATACTAGATAATTCTTTTGGAATTTCTAGCCGTATTGTGATAGATGTTCTAATTGAGAAGTCTCTCCTCTGTCAAGGTCACAACAATTGCATATGGATGCATGATTTGATACAAGAAATGGCATGGAAAATTGTTGGTGACGAGTCTAAAGAGCCTGGTCTACGCAGTAGGTTGTGGCTTTACGAGGACATTATACGTATATTCACGACCAATACG GGTACGGGAGCAATTGAAGCAATATCCTTATGCTTGCCCAAAGTAGAGGAGGTACGCCAATGGAATTGGGAAGCCTTCTATAAGCTCCATGGACTGAGGTTTTTGGAATtcaataatttgattttttcttCATGCCCCGAATTTCTTCCATGTTTGTTGAGAACTATAAATTGGAGTTTCTATCCATCCGAGTTTCTTCCAACCAACTTTCAACTGCGTTTTCTTACTCAACTCGATATGCATGGGAGCAAACTTGTTCGGCTATGGGAGGGAAAAATG GACTTGCCCAACTTGAAATATATCGATCTTAGCAACTCCAAGAAATTGATGAGTACTCCAGATTTCAGCAGTCTTCCAAATCTTGAGACGTTGAAACTTGAGTATTGTGATAATTTAGTCGAGATCCACCCGTCTATTGCAGCCCTCAAAAGACTTAAATCTTTGTGTCTTGATCGCTGCAAAAGCATTAAGAGCCTCCCAAGTGAGTTTGAAATGGATTCCCTTGAGGTTCTCTCTCTTAATGACTGCTACAATTTGAAAAAGATTCCAGAATTTGGGGAGCAGATGAAGAATTTGCGGTGGCTTAAATTAATTGGGGCTGGGATCGAGGAAATGCCTTCATCAATTGGACATCTGGTTGGCCTTCAAAAGTTTCGTCTAGATAATTGCAAAAATCTGAAAAAGATTCAAGAATTTGGGGAGCAGATGAAGAATTTGGAGTCGATTAGGTTCAGTGGTAGTGCGATCGAGGAAATACCTTCATCAATTGGACATTTGGTTGGCCTTCAGAAGTTTTATCTAGATAATTGCAAAAATCTGAAAAAGATTCCAGAATTTGGGGAGCAGATGAAGAATTTGGAGTCGATTGACTTAAGTGGTAGTGCGATCGAGGAAATAC CTTCATCAATTGGACATCTGGTTGGCCTTCAGAAGTTTTATCTAGATAATTGCAAAAATCTGAAAAAGATTCCAGAATTTGGGGAGCAGATGAAGAATTTGGAGTCGATTAGGTTCAGTGGTAGTGCGATCGAGGAAATACCTTCATCAATTGGACATATGGTTGGCCTCAAGGAGTTGCATCTTAGTAATtgcaaaaatatgaaaaagattCCAGAATTTGGGGAGCAGATGAAGAATTTGGAGTCGATTGACTTAAGTGGTAGTGCGATCGAGGAAATACCTTCATCAATTGGACATCTGGTTGGCCTCAAGGGGTTCCATCTTCGTAATTGCAAAAATCTGAAAAAGATTCCAGAATTTGGGGAGCAGATGAAGAATTTGGAGTTGATTGACTTAAGTGGTAGTGCGATCGAGGAAATACCTTCATCAATTGGACATCTGGTTGGCCTTAAGGGGTTGCGTCTACAAAAttgcaaaaatttgaaaaagattcCAGAATTTGGAGAGCAGATGAAGAATTTGGAGTCGATTTACTTAAGTGGTAGTGCGATCGAGGAAATACCTTCATCAATTGGACATCTGGTTGGCCTTAAAATTTTGCATCTATCGAATTGCAAAAATCTCTTCTCTAATCCTCCTCGTTGGGGTTTGGTGTTCTCTTCTCTAATTCGTTTATGCTCTTTGAGATGGTTATATCTAAGAGATTGTGAACTCTATGAACTGGGTATCCCCGATGATATTGGCTGCTTGTCCTTTCTGGAAGTATTGTATCTTAGTGGAAATAATTTCGTCAGTCTACCTGAAAGCATTAGATGCCTTTCTAAGCTTCGGCATCTTGATCTCGATAGGTGCAAAAGCCTTCAAGAATTGCCCCCTCTTCCATCAGAGCGCTCTTTGTGGGTGAATGTACGCAATTGTACTTCCTTAAAAAGGTTGTTAGATCCATCCGAGATGATGAGAAGTTACACCTGTGCTGATGGTAAGAAGTCATTTTGTTATGATTTCGATTGCCTGAATAACATTGCATTGGCTCAAGATGAAGGCTGGATTAATACGATACGCTCAACGATTCTAAAATATGGAACtgaggtactctctctctctctctctctctctctctgtcaatAG
- the LOC126586025 gene encoding disease resistance protein RPV1-like isoform X2: protein MALTWSTQRASSSFLSNDLAPGWKYDVFLSFTGVDTRRGFVSHLYHELCKYQGITTFYDDRELERGTSISPELLSAIEASHTAIVVLSPKYAHSKWCLDELTNIVQCMEARKSILPVFYETNPSDVGNQRASFAEAFTEHEEKFISTEDKKKVTQWRSDLKKVSKISGWHSKNFKSERQLIDDIVKCVWRKVQAATCKLLDSSQKLVGTDSALEQLSLLLAHDANDVRFIGITGMGGVGKTTLAKLVYDKIFHHFEVHCFLENVREVSGRERTLVRLQKKLLSPILKENIENVSDQQSGIIYTRKCLCNKKVLLVLDDVDQINQLQALAGKEDWFGMGSRIIITTRNERLLVEHDITLCHNVKVLKYAEALKLFSLHAFRKDQPEKDFLELSKYFINHAGGLPLALQILGSALFKRGLGAWSSERHNLSKIPKPEIFDQLKISYDGLEEMQKSIFLDVACFHKGKYTGQVIEILDNSFGISSRIVIDVLIEKSLLCQGHNNCIWMHDLIQEMAWKIVGDESKEPGLRSRLWLYEDIIRIFTTNTGTGAIEAISLCLPKVEEVRQWNWEAFYKLHGLRFLEFNNLIFSSCPEFLPCLLRTINWSFYPSEFLPTNFQLRFLTQLDMHGSKLVRLWEGKMDLPNLKYIDLSNSKKLMSTPDFSSLPNLETLKLEYCDNLVEIHPSIAALKRLKSLCLDRCKSIKSLPSEFEMDSLEVLSLNDCYNLKKIPEFGEQMKNLRWLKLIGAGIEEMPSSIGHLVGLQKFRLDNCKNLKKIQEFGEQMKNLESIRFSGSAIEEIPSSIGHLVGLQKFYLDNCKNLKKIPEFGEQMKNLESIDLSGSAIEEIPSSIGHLVGLQKFYLNNCKNLKKIPEFGEQMKNLELIDLSDSAIEEIPSSIGHLVGLKGLHLQNCKNLKKIPEFGEQMKNLESINLSGSAIEEIPSSIRHLVGLQKFYLNNCENLKKIPEFGEQMKNLEFIGLSGSAIEEIPSSIGHLVGLQKFYLDNCKNLKKIPEFGEQMKNLESIDLSDSAIEEIPSSIGHLVGLKGLRLQNCKNLKKIPEFGEQMKNLESINLSGSAIEEIPSSIGHLVGLQKFYLDNCENLKKIPEFGEQMKNLEFIGLSGSAIEEIPSSIGHLVGLQKFYLDNCKNLKKIPEFGEQMKNLESIRFSGSAIEEIPSSIGHLVGLKGLRLQNCKNLKKIPEFGEQMKNLESIYLSGSAIEEIPSSIGHLVGLKILHLSNCKNLFSNPPRWGLVFSSLIRLCSLRWLYLRDCELYELGIPDDIGCLSFLEVLYLSGNNFVSLPESIRCLSKLRHLDLDRCKSLQELPPLPSERSLWVNVRNCTSLKRLLDPSEMMRSYTCADGKKSFCYDFDCLNNIALAQDEGWINTIRSTILKYGTEVLSLSLSLSLCQ from the exons ATGGCATTGACTTGGAGCACCCAAAGAGCCTCTTCATCTTTTCTTTCGAATGATTTAGCTCCTGGATGGAAGTATGATGTGTTTTTGAGTTTCACGGGTGTAGACACCCGCAGGGGTTTTGTATCTCATTTATACCATGAATTGTGCAAGTACCAAGGAATTACGACTTTCTATGACGATCGAGAGCTTGAAAGAGGAACAAGTATTTCTCCAGAGCTCCTGAGTGCAATCGAAGCATCGCATACAGCAATCGTCGTTCTCTCTCCAAAATATGCTCATTCCAAATGGTGCTTGGACGAACTCACAAACATTGTTCAATGCATGGAAGCGAGGAAATCTATTCTGCCGGTCTTTTATGAGACAAATCCATCTGACGTAGGCAATCAGAGGGCGTCTTTTGCCGAAGCCTTCACTGAGCATGAAGAAAAGTTCATTAGTACCGAAGACAAAAAGAAGGTGACCCAGTGGAGATCTGATTTGAAAAAAGTATCGAAAATTTCGGGGTGGCATTCGAAGAATTTTAA GTCTGAAAGACAGCTAATTGATGACATCGTCAAATGTGTGTGGCGGAAAGTGCAAGCTGCTACATGCAAGCTATTAGATTCCTCACAGAAGTTAGTCGGAACTGATTCTGCTCTCGAGCAACTAAGTTTGCTGTTAGCTCATGATGCAAATGATGTTCGATTTATTGGGATAACTGGGATGGGTGGCGTAGGCAAGACTACTCTTGCTAAGCTAGTTTATGATAAAATCTTCCATCATTTTGAAGTTCACTGCTTTCTTGAAAACGTTAGAGAGGTTTCTGGAAGAGAGCGTACTCTTGTTCGTCTTCAAAAAAAACTTCTTTCCCCAATCTtgaaagaaaatattgaaaacgTTAGTGACCAACAATCGGGAATCATTTACACGAGGAAATGCTTATGCAACAAAAAGGTTCTTCTTGTACTTGATGATGTGGATCAAATAAACCAGCTACAAGCACTAGCTGGAAAGGAAGATTGGTTTGGCATGGGAAGTAGAATTATCATTACAACTAGAAATGAACGTCTGCTGGTGGAGCATGACATAACATTATGTCATAATGTCAAGGTGTTAAAGTATGCCGAAGCACTGAAGCTCTTTAGCCTGCATGCCTTCAGAAAAGACCAACCTGAGAAGGATTTTTTGGAACTGTCCAAGTATTTCATTAATCATGCTGGTGGCCTTCCATTAGCTCTTCAAATTTTGGGGTCGGCTTTGTTTAAGAGAGGGCTAGGTGCTTGGAGTAGCGAACGGCATAATTTGTCAAAAATTCCAAAGCCAGAAATTTTCGATCAACTTAAAATAAGTTATGATGGACTAGAAGAGATGCAAAAGAGCATTTTTCTCGATGTTGCATGTTTCCACAAAGGGAAGTACACAGGGCAAGTAATTGAAATACTAGATAATTCTTTTGGAATTTCTAGCCGTATTGTGATAGATGTTCTAATTGAGAAGTCTCTCCTCTGTCAAGGTCACAACAATTGCATATGGATGCATGATTTGATACAAGAAATGGCATGGAAAATTGTTGGTGACGAGTCTAAAGAGCCTGGTCTACGCAGTAGGTTGTGGCTTTACGAGGACATTATACGTATATTCACGACCAATACG GGTACGGGAGCAATTGAAGCAATATCCTTATGCTTGCCCAAAGTAGAGGAGGTACGCCAATGGAATTGGGAAGCCTTCTATAAGCTCCATGGACTGAGGTTTTTGGAATtcaataatttgattttttcttCATGCCCCGAATTTCTTCCATGTTTGTTGAGAACTATAAATTGGAGTTTCTATCCATCCGAGTTTCTTCCAACCAACTTTCAACTGCGTTTTCTTACTCAACTCGATATGCATGGGAGCAAACTTGTTCGGCTATGGGAGGGAAAAATG GACTTGCCCAACTTGAAATATATCGATCTTAGCAACTCCAAGAAATTGATGAGTACTCCAGATTTCAGCAGTCTTCCAAATCTTGAGACGTTGAAACTTGAGTATTGTGATAATTTAGTCGAGATCCACCCGTCTATTGCAGCCCTCAAAAGACTTAAATCTTTGTGTCTTGATCGCTGCAAAAGCATTAAGAGCCTCCCAAGTGAGTTTGAAATGGATTCCCTTGAGGTTCTCTCTCTTAATGACTGCTACAATTTGAAAAAGATTCCAGAATTTGGGGAGCAGATGAAGAATTTGCGGTGGCTTAAATTAATTGGGGCTGGGATCGAGGAAATGCCTTCATCAATTGGACATCTGGTTGGCCTTCAAAAGTTTCGTCTAGATAATTGCAAAAATCTGAAAAAGATTCAAGAATTTGGGGAGCAGATGAAGAATTTGGAGTCGATTAGGTTCAGTGGTAGTGCGATCGAGGAAATACCTTCATCAATTGGACATTTGGTTGGCCTTCAGAAGTTTTATCTAGATAATTGCAAAAATCTGAAAAAGATTCCAGAATTTGGGGAGCAGATGAAGAATTTGGAGTCGATTGACTTAAGTGGTAGTGCGATCGAGGAAATACCTTCATCAATTGGACATCTGGTTGGCCTTCAGAAGTTTTATCTAAATAATTGCAAAAATCTGAAAAAGATTCCAGAATTTGGGGAGCAGATGAAGAATTTGGAGTTGATTGACTTAAGTGATAGTGCGATCGAGGAAATACCTTCATCAATTGGACATCTGGTTGGCCTTAAGGGGTTGCATCTACAAAATTGCAAAAATCTGAAAAAGATTCCAGAATTTGGGGAGCAGATGAAGAATTTGGAGTCGATTAACTTAAGTGGTAGTGCGATCGAGGAAATACCTTCATCAATTAGACATCTGGTTGGCCTTCAGAAGTTTTATCTAAATAATTGCGAAAATCTGAAAAAGATTCCAGAATTTGGGGAGCAGATGAAGAATTTGGAGTTTATTGGCTTAAGTGGTAGTGCGATCGAGGAAATACCTTCATCAATTGGACATCTGGTTGGCCTTCAGAAGTTTTATCTAGATAATTGCAAAAATCTGAAAAAGATTCCAGAATTTGGGGAGCAGATGAAGAATTTGGAGTCGATTGACTTAAGTGATAGTGCGATCGAGGAAATACCTTCATCAATTGGACATCTGGTTGGCCTTAAGGGGTTGCGTCTACAAAATTGCAAAAATCTGAAAAAGATTCCAGAATTTGGGGAGCAGATGAAGAATTTGGAGTCGATTAACTTAAGTGGTAGTGCGATCGAGGAAATACCTTCATCAATTGGACATCTGGTTGGCCTTCAGAAGTTTTATCTAGATAATTGCGAAAATCTGAAAAAGATTCCAGAATTTGGGGAGCAGATGAAGAATTTGGAGTTTATTGGCTTAAGTGGTAGTGCGATCGAGGAAATACCTTCATCAATTGGACATCTGGTTGGCCTTCAGAAGTTTTATCTAGATAATTGCAAAAATCTGAAAAAGATTCCAGAATTTGGGGAGCAGATGAAGAATTTGGAGTCGATTAGGTTCAGTGGTAGTGCGATCGAGGAAATAC CTTCATCAATTGGACATCTGGTTGGCCTTAAGGGGTTGCGTCTACAAAAttgcaaaaatttgaaaaagattcCAGAATTTGGAGAGCAGATGAAGAATTTGGAGTCGATTTACTTAAGTGGTAGTGCGATCGAGGAAATACCTTCATCAATTGGACATCTGGTTGGCCTTAAAATTTTGCATCTATCGAATTGCAAAAATCTCTTCTCTAATCCTCCTCGTTGGGGTTTGGTGTTCTCTTCTCTAATTCGTTTATGCTCTTTGAGATGGTTATATCTAAGAGATTGTGAACTCTATGAACTGGGTATCCCCGATGATATTGGCTGCTTGTCCTTTCTGGAAGTATTGTATCTTAGTGGAAATAATTTCGTCAGTCTACCTGAAAGCATTAGATGCCTTTCTAAGCTTCGGCATCTTGATCTCGATAGGTGCAAAAGCCTTCAAGAATTGCCCCCTCTTCCATCAGAGCGCTCTTTGTGGGTGAATGTACGCAATTGTACTTCCTTAAAAAGGTTGTTAGATCCATCCGAGATGATGAGAAGTTACACCTGTGCTGATGGTAAGAAGTCATTTTGTTATGATTTCGATTGCCTGAATAACATTGCATTGGCTCAAGATGAAGGCTGGATTAATACGATACGCTCAACGATTCTAAAATATGGAACtgaggtactctctctctctctctctctctctctctgtcaatAG